One genomic segment of Stenotrophomonas sp. 704A1 includes these proteins:
- the nusB gene encoding transcription antitermination factor NusB — protein MNKNTQGKPSGKPVRRDGVDPVLRSRARRRAVQAIYAWQISGGNAQSLIAQFAHEQAREIADLAYFEALMHGVLDNRRDIDEAFAPYLDRGIDEVDAIERAVLRLAGYELRYRLDVPYRVVINEAIESAKRFGSEHGHTYVNGVLDRAAVEWRKVESGH, from the coding sequence ATGAACAAGAACACCCAGGGCAAGCCCTCCGGTAAACCCGTCCGCCGCGATGGCGTCGATCCGGTGCTGCGCTCGCGCGCGCGCCGCCGTGCCGTGCAGGCCATCTACGCCTGGCAGATCTCCGGCGGCAACGCGCAGTCGCTGATCGCCCAGTTCGCCCATGAGCAGGCCCGCGAAATCGCCGATCTGGCCTACTTCGAAGCCCTGATGCACGGCGTGCTGGACAACCGCCGCGACATCGATGAAGCCTTCGCGCCGTACCTGGACCGTGGCATCGACGAAGTGGATGCGATTGAACGCGCGGTGCTGCGCCTGGCCGGCTACGAGCTGCGCTACCGCCTGGACGTGCCGTACCGCGTGGTGATCAACGAAGCCATCGAATCGGCCAAGCGCTTCGGTTCCGAGCACGGCCACACCTACGTCAACGGCGTACTGGACCGTGCCGCCGTGGAATGGCGCAAGGTCGAATCGGGTCACTGA
- a CDS encoding fimbrial biogenesis chaperone, protein MKFPASLSVGALLCLAAALPASAAVTLQGTRVVHDLGKGRDVTVRANNRGERPAMTQVWIDAGDSQARPEHVRTPFRLTPSEPRLLQPQQGQAYRITYAPRPSDDPLPSDRESVFYFNLLDIPPKPSDAAGRNLLQFAVRTRVKLFHRPAGLAGSPRDAAAQLQWRAVGDALQVSNPSAYHVTLSRLTLADGRSVEVDMIAPGAQVTLPLPAGTTLPSAVTFQWLDDYGTPRDAEATVVR, encoded by the coding sequence ATGAAATTTCCTGCATCCTTGTCTGTGGGCGCGCTGCTGTGCCTGGCCGCGGCCTTGCCGGCTTCGGCCGCGGTGACCCTGCAGGGCACCCGCGTGGTCCACGACCTGGGCAAGGGCCGCGATGTGACGGTCAGGGCCAACAACCGTGGCGAACGCCCGGCGATGACCCAGGTATGGATCGATGCCGGCGACAGCCAGGCACGCCCGGAACATGTGCGCACGCCGTTCCGCCTGACGCCTTCGGAGCCGCGGCTGCTGCAGCCGCAGCAGGGCCAGGCCTACCGCATCACCTACGCGCCGCGCCCGTCCGATGATCCACTGCCGAGCGACCGCGAGTCGGTGTTCTACTTCAACCTGCTGGATATTCCGCCCAAGCCCAGCGATGCGGCCGGCAGGAACCTGCTGCAGTTCGCGGTGCGCACGCGGGTGAAGCTGTTCCATCGTCCGGCCGGCCTGGCGGGCAGCCCGCGCGATGCCGCCGCGCAGCTGCAATGGCGGGCTGTCGGCGATGCGCTGCAGGTCAGCAATCCCAGCGCCTACCACGTGACCCTGAGCCGGCTGACACTGGCCGATGGCCGCAGTGTCGAGGTGGACATGATCGCGCCCGGCGCGCAGGTGACGCTGCCACTGCCGGCCGGTACCACCCTGCCGTCAGCCGTGACGTTCCAGTGGCTGGATGACTACGGCACGCCGCGCGATGCCGAGGCGACCGTCGTCCGTTGA
- a CDS encoding fimbrial protein, which yields MSATLRLLGVALLAAAAPSAFAEELEITGELMTSTCSVASSGGTVTVPMGQVDLASVNAGTRAGQKNFSISLDCTGSGAPQDVGVRFGGTPDGSTGNLALTAASIATNVGVALYDASGNHQKIGEDPVQWVTIAAGGNGQLDYSAWYASPAQNATAGTANASGDFVVLYR from the coding sequence ATGTCCGCTACCCTGCGCCTGCTCGGCGTGGCATTGCTTGCTGCCGCCGCACCTTCGGCCTTCGCCGAGGAACTTGAAATCACCGGTGAACTGATGACCTCTACCTGCAGTGTCGCCTCCTCCGGTGGCACGGTGACGGTGCCGATGGGCCAGGTTGACCTGGCCTCGGTGAATGCCGGCACCCGCGCCGGCCAGAAGAACTTCAGCATCAGCCTGGACTGCACCGGCTCGGGCGCACCGCAGGACGTCGGCGTGCGTTTTGGCGGCACGCCCGATGGCAGCACCGGCAACCTGGCACTGACCGCTGCATCCATCGCGACCAACGTGGGCGTGGCGCTGTACGACGCCAGCGGCAACCACCAGAAGATCGGTGAGGACCCGGTCCAGTGGGTGACCATCGCTGCCGGCGGCAACGGCCAGCTGGACTACTCGGCCTGGTACGCCTCGCCGGCACAGAATGCGACCGCGGGCACCGCCAATGCGTCCGGCGATTTCGTGGTGCTGTACCGATAA
- a CDS encoding fimbrial protein, whose protein sequence is MKRLALRTVAFTALAALAPLAFADTATLTISGRVLPGTCTLSAAPIALDPVKASDLTPGADSAIKAGALEFSGCVGVSKAVLSFAGTAADGDAERWKNTAASDPASGVSIALLAGTTGNTYLKDGDTGIEVPVTGASARYDLRAAYYAPVGQARVAGEVSTEIVVTADYQ, encoded by the coding sequence ATGAAACGCCTTGCCTTACGCACCGTTGCCTTCACTGCACTGGCTGCGCTTGCGCCGCTCGCCTTTGCCGATACCGCCACGCTGACCATCAGCGGCCGTGTGCTGCCCGGCACCTGCACGCTCTCGGCCGCCCCCATCGCGCTGGATCCGGTAAAGGCCAGTGACCTCACGCCCGGCGCGGACAGCGCCATCAAGGCCGGCGCGCTGGAATTCAGTGGCTGCGTGGGCGTCAGCAAGGCGGTGCTGTCGTTTGCCGGCACCGCCGCCGACGGTGATGCCGAGCGCTGGAAGAACACCGCCGCCAGCGATCCGGCCAGCGGCGTGTCGATCGCCCTGCTGGCCGGCACCACCGGCAACACCTACCTGAAGGACGGCGACACCGGCATCGAGGTGCCGGTGACCGGCGCGAGCGCACGCTACGACCTGCGCGCGGCGTACTACGCGCCGGTGGGCCAGGCGCGGGTGGCGGGCGAGGTGTCCACCGAAATCGTGGTCACGGCGGACTATCAGTGA
- a CDS encoding fimbria/pilus outer membrane usher protein yields MTPLLYNTLQCGTRWHLLSLAIALSLPGQASAQADARADEPLEFSDGFLIGGHAIDLARYAHGNPVAPGVHGVDVHINGTFDGARDVLFQAVDGQHGAVACVPASLLPALSLKPALHDALLATAHDCLDLPGHIDGATVRFDSSTLQLHVGIPQAAQAHATRGYVPVAERDDGISAAFIDYSANHYRSEGRANSYLGLNTGLNLGPWRLRHRASFSDGPQGRQYQVISSHLQRDIPAWNSQLWIGQGNTGGELFESVAFTGARVASDERMLPDSLRGYAPVVQGIAEGNAVVRIRQNGNVIHEVTVAPGPFSIEDLYPTNFGGDLEVTVTEADGREQRFTVNFSAVPQALRAGASRFSATAGELRDGQGRLRALRFAEGTYAHGLSNHLTLLGGAQIGQGYGAALAGAAVNTPVGAFGADVTHSRARLQDGRQVAGNSYRLNYQRYVARTGTNFGLAAYRYSTRGYLSLGDAARAQQDDWGYSSRTRQRYQLNLSQRVGARSTLYLSGGHVSYWDSARRRNDFQLGFQSVAGRVNYGISALRYRLGNDRQDTRYSFTLSVPLGRSANAPRLSSQLSHAGTGQQGQLGLNRTLGEARTVNYSLSASEASQGGGAHSAYVGYQGSHLNANIGASRSSGRRSVSAGASGSVVLHGGGLNFGQPLGEGFVLVQAPGAQGARVGNGTDIRVGRNGYALLPHVSPYRWNRIDLDPSGLPLEVELLQTSQRVAPTAGGIVRVPFEVRRERTLFIEATDALGQPLAFAARVEGEDGRPLGAVGQGGVIALRGAHDAGALIVDPDGARRCRLEYRMPDAPDGYGLSWSQALCMPLAAPVRGLQAAAAATP; encoded by the coding sequence ATGACGCCGCTTCTCTACAACACCCTGCAGTGCGGCACACGATGGCACCTCCTGTCGCTGGCCATTGCACTGTCCCTGCCTGGCCAGGCGTCGGCGCAGGCCGATGCGCGCGCCGATGAACCGCTGGAATTCAGCGATGGCTTCCTGATCGGCGGCCACGCCATCGATCTGGCGCGCTATGCGCACGGCAATCCGGTGGCACCGGGCGTGCATGGCGTCGACGTCCACATCAACGGCACGTTCGACGGCGCCCGCGATGTGCTGTTCCAGGCCGTCGACGGCCAGCACGGTGCGGTGGCCTGCGTGCCGGCCAGCCTGTTGCCGGCGTTGTCGCTGAAGCCCGCGCTGCACGATGCGCTGCTGGCCACCGCGCACGACTGCCTGGACCTGCCCGGCCACATCGACGGCGCCACGGTGCGCTTCGACAGCAGCACCCTGCAGCTGCATGTCGGCATTCCGCAGGCCGCGCAGGCACATGCGACGCGGGGTTACGTACCGGTGGCCGAGCGCGATGATGGCATCAGCGCCGCCTTCATCGATTACAGCGCCAACCATTACCGCAGCGAGGGCCGTGCCAACAGCTACCTGGGCCTGAACACCGGCCTCAACCTCGGGCCCTGGCGGCTGCGCCACCGCGCGTCGTTCAGTGATGGCCCGCAGGGGCGCCAGTACCAGGTCATCAGCAGCCATCTGCAGCGCGACATTCCCGCCTGGAACAGCCAGCTGTGGATCGGCCAGGGCAACACCGGCGGCGAGCTGTTCGAGAGCGTGGCCTTCACCGGCGCGCGCGTGGCCAGCGATGAGCGCATGCTGCCCGATTCACTGCGCGGCTACGCGCCGGTGGTGCAGGGCATTGCCGAGGGCAACGCGGTGGTGCGCATCCGCCAGAACGGCAACGTCATCCATGAAGTCACCGTGGCACCGGGTCCGTTCTCCATCGAAGACCTGTACCCGACCAACTTCGGTGGCGACCTGGAGGTCACGGTCACCGAGGCCGATGGGCGCGAGCAGCGCTTCACCGTCAACTTTTCCGCCGTGCCGCAGGCACTGCGTGCCGGCGCCTCGCGCTTCTCCGCCACCGCCGGTGAGCTGCGCGATGGGCAGGGCCGGCTGCGCGCGCTGCGTTTCGCCGAAGGCACCTATGCGCACGGCCTCAGCAACCATCTGACCCTGCTCGGTGGCGCGCAGATTGGCCAGGGCTACGGCGCCGCGCTGGCCGGTGCCGCGGTCAACACGCCGGTCGGTGCCTTCGGTGCCGATGTCACCCATTCGCGCGCACGCCTGCAGGATGGCCGGCAGGTGGCCGGCAACAGCTACCGGCTCAACTACCAGCGCTACGTGGCGCGCACCGGCACCAACTTCGGCCTGGCCGCCTACCGCTACAGCACCCGTGGCTACCTGAGCCTGGGCGATGCCGCGCGCGCGCAGCAGGACGACTGGGGCTACAGCAGCCGCACGCGGCAGCGCTACCAGCTCAACCTGTCCCAGCGCGTGGGCGCGCGCAGCACGCTGTACCTCAGTGGCGGCCATGTCAGCTACTGGGACAGTGCACGCCGCCGCAACGATTTCCAGCTGGGCTTCCAGAGCGTTGCCGGGCGCGTGAACTACGGCATTTCGGCGCTGCGCTACCGGCTTGGCAATGACCGCCAGGACACCCGCTACAGCTTCACCCTCAGCGTGCCGCTGGGGCGCAGTGCCAACGCGCCGCGCCTGAGCAGCCAGCTCAGCCACGCCGGTACCGGCCAGCAGGGACAGCTGGGCCTGAACAGAACGCTGGGCGAGGCCCGCACCGTCAACTACAGCCTGTCGGCCAGTGAGGCCAGCCAGGGCGGCGGCGCCCACAGCGCTTACGTCGGTTACCAGGGCAGCCACCTCAATGCCAACATCGGTGCCAGCCGCAGCAGCGGCCGGCGCAGCGTCAGCGCGGGCGCATCGGGCAGCGTGGTGCTGCATGGCGGCGGCCTCAACTTCGGGCAGCCGCTGGGCGAGGGCTTCGTGCTGGTGCAGGCACCGGGTGCGCAGGGCGCACGCGTGGGCAACGGCACCGACATCCGGGTGGGGCGCAATGGCTATGCACTGCTGCCGCATGTCAGCCCTTACCGTTGGAACCGCATCGATCTCGATCCTTCCGGGTTGCCGCTGGAGGTGGAACTGCTGCAGACCTCGCAGCGCGTCGCGCCCACTGCCGGCGGCATCGTGCGCGTGCCGTTCGAAGTGCGCCGCGAGCGCACGCTGTTCATTGAGGCCACCGATGCGCTGGGTCAACCGCTGGCGTTCGCCGCGCGTGTGGAAGGCGAGGACGGGCGGCCGCTGGGTGCGGTCGGGCAGGGCGGCGTGATCGCACTGCGCGGCGCGCACGATGCCGGCGCGTTGATCGTCGATCCCGACGGCGCACGGCGCTGCCGCCTGGAATACCGCATGCCCGACGCACCCGATGGCTATGGCCTGTCGTGGAGCCAGGCGCTGTGCATGCCCTTGGCGGCCCCCGTGCGTGGCCTGCAGGCCGCCGCTGCGGCCACCCCCTGA
- the ribH gene encoding 6,7-dimethyl-8-ribityllumazine synthase, which translates to MSHYEGDLRTPESARFAILASRWNARITDVLVAGARQSLAGNGIAEANIDVIRVPGAWELPLVAARLAAAHEHAAILTLGCVIRGDTRHYEHVADRCAEGLMRVQLDFGVPVLNGVLAVERVEDAEARAGGSHGNKGEEVALAALEMVNLLEQLP; encoded by the coding sequence ATGAGCCACTACGAAGGCGATCTTCGCACTCCCGAGTCGGCGCGCTTCGCCATCCTGGCCAGCCGCTGGAACGCCCGCATCACCGACGTGCTGGTCGCTGGCGCCCGCCAGAGCCTGGCCGGCAACGGCATTGCCGAAGCCAACATCGACGTGATCCGCGTGCCGGGTGCCTGGGAGCTGCCGCTGGTCGCCGCGCGCCTGGCTGCGGCCCATGAACACGCTGCCATCCTCACCCTCGGCTGCGTGATCCGCGGCGATACCCGCCACTACGAACACGTGGCCGACCGCTGCGCCGAAGGCCTGATGCGCGTGCAGCTGGACTTCGGCGTGCCGGTGCTGAACGGCGTGCTGGCGGTGGAACGGGTGGAGGATGCCGAGGCACGTGCCGGCGGCAGCCACGGCAACAAAGGCGAGGAAGTCGCACTCGCCGCACTGGAAATGGTCAACCTGCTGGAGCAACTGCCATGA
- a CDS encoding autotransporter family protein, translating into MNLHSTRPLLLRPLARGLLLALSSLSAGAALAGDLDAGDPVETWRLKNGSTLIGREAAMNEISAEDTSAITLQGGTVTSVSTSGAVTLAGNATLTAVGTHFRGGAIGLNGADTVARLTGGSIIVAAADLKPQSLAAGVDLRSSPFGSGSRNPLAVLDAMQIRVEDNPGTPAPYNSGLGVRLQFGTMDILNGSHVTGANVGAMLWGELNPAGAVTLNVDGSTLVSQRSGAIQVMPLEDNDYNITIRNDAKLLGADGNLLLVRSEFGPSAGRTDVNLTVDDSRLAGNVTFDPTTVTNGTLDVILRNKAQIDGRFINVTSADIGSDSTWLLTGDSNVGALTLGATGTIGLGDGSSFNTLTVDEFTGNGGTLLFNTVLGDDTSLTDTLVIAGDANGQANVRVLNAGGAGAKTDRGIELIDIGGASNAQFDLVGRAVGGQYEYFLVKDANGNWYLRSQTGAGPDPCVVDPSLPECEPIDPVDPVEPPPPVLRPEAGAYLANQFALDQMLRHTWRDRQGGAAAADGIRGWARVDANQSRLGAVDDQLDLRVDRSRLQLGADVGVFDDGRGRVGVMGTLAQSSATSRSQLTGYSARGKVEGGALGVYGNWANEAMYVDASVQRGQFRNRVQGEGLAEERYDSDIWQSSLEAGYRFGLGSVGNTALSLQPELQLVYTDASTDRHEEANGTIVRSLGDSGLSGRMGLRLQGENRSPSGASVSPYVVANWYRDGASNGMAFDDEALKASVPRNRYELNAGARVDFRSGLSAWGGLGVMRGDHGYREATANLSVAYKW; encoded by the coding sequence ATGAACCTTCATTCCACCCGCCCCCTGTTGCTCCGGCCGTTGGCCCGCGGCCTGCTGCTGGCTCTTTCCTCGCTGTCGGCAGGTGCCGCATTGGCGGGCGATCTGGACGCAGGGGATCCGGTGGAGACCTGGAGGTTGAAGAATGGCTCCACGTTGATCGGTCGCGAGGCGGCCATGAACGAGATCTCCGCCGAGGATACGTCGGCCATCACACTGCAGGGCGGCACCGTGACGTCGGTGAGCACATCTGGCGCGGTGACGCTGGCAGGCAACGCCACGTTGACAGCGGTCGGCACTCATTTTCGCGGTGGTGCCATTGGACTGAATGGTGCCGACACCGTGGCTCGCCTGACGGGCGGTTCCATCATCGTGGCCGCTGCCGATCTGAAGCCCCAGAGCCTGGCAGCTGGTGTCGACCTCCGCAGCTCGCCCTTCGGCTCAGGGAGCCGCAACCCCCTTGCCGTGCTTGATGCCATGCAGATCCGCGTAGAGGACAATCCTGGCACGCCTGCCCCGTACAACAGTGGCCTGGGTGTTCGCCTGCAGTTCGGCACGATGGACATCCTCAACGGCTCCCATGTGACCGGTGCCAACGTGGGCGCGATGCTGTGGGGCGAGCTCAACCCGGCTGGCGCGGTGACGCTCAATGTTGATGGTTCCACACTGGTGTCCCAGCGCAGCGGCGCCATCCAGGTCATGCCGCTGGAAGACAACGACTACAACATCACGATCCGCAACGACGCAAAGCTCTTGGGAGCCGATGGCAACCTGCTGTTGGTCAGGAGTGAGTTCGGCCCTTCCGCCGGGCGCACCGACGTCAATCTCACCGTCGACGACTCGCGCCTGGCAGGCAACGTGACCTTCGACCCCACCACCGTTACCAACGGCACGCTGGATGTCATCCTGCGCAACAAGGCGCAGATCGACGGCCGCTTCATCAACGTCACCAGCGCCGACATCGGCAGCGACAGCACCTGGCTGCTGACCGGCGACAGCAACGTCGGCGCGCTCACCCTGGGCGCCACCGGCACCATCGGCCTGGGCGACGGCAGCAGCTTCAACACCCTCACTGTGGATGAGTTCACCGGCAACGGCGGCACGCTGCTGTTCAATACCGTGCTGGGCGATGACACCTCGCTGACCGACACGCTGGTGATCGCCGGCGATGCCAATGGCCAGGCCAACGTGCGCGTGCTCAATGCCGGCGGCGCCGGTGCCAAGACCGATCGCGGCATCGAGCTGATCGATATCGGCGGCGCGTCCAATGCGCAGTTCGATCTGGTCGGCCGTGCCGTGGGTGGCCAATACGAGTATTTCCTGGTGAAGGATGCCAACGGCAACTGGTACCTGCGCTCGCAGACCGGGGCTGGCCCCGACCCGTGCGTCGTGGATCCGAGCCTGCCGGAATGCGAGCCGATCGACCCGGTCGATCCGGTTGAACCCCCGCCGCCGGTGCTGCGCCCGGAGGCCGGCGCCTACCTGGCCAACCAGTTCGCACTGGACCAGATGCTGCGCCATACCTGGCGTGACCGCCAAGGTGGCGCCGCAGCGGCGGACGGCATTCGCGGCTGGGCGCGCGTGGATGCCAACCAGAGCAGGCTGGGTGCGGTGGATGACCAGCTCGACCTGCGCGTGGACCGCTCGCGCCTGCAGTTGGGCGCGGACGTAGGTGTCTTCGATGACGGCCGTGGCCGCGTCGGCGTGATGGGTACGCTGGCGCAATCCAGTGCGACGTCGCGTTCGCAGCTGACCGGCTACAGCGCGCGCGGCAAGGTGGAAGGTGGCGCGCTGGGCGTGTACGGCAACTGGGCCAACGAGGCCATGTACGTGGATGCCAGCGTGCAGCGCGGCCAGTTCCGCAACCGCGTGCAGGGCGAAGGCCTGGCCGAGGAACGCTACGACTCGGACATCTGGCAGTCGTCGCTGGAAGCCGGCTACCGTTTCGGCCTGGGCAGCGTCGGCAACACCGCGCTGAGCCTGCAGCCGGAACTGCAGCTGGTCTACACCGATGCCAGCACCGACCGCCATGAAGAAGCCAATGGCACTATCGTGCGCAGCCTGGGCGACAGTGGTCTGTCGGGCCGCATGGGCCTGCGCCTGCAGGGCGAGAACCGCTCGCCCAGCGGCGCCTCGGTCAGCCCGTATGTGGTGGCCAACTGGTACCGCGATGGCGCCAGCAACGGCATGGCCTTTGATGATGAAGCGTTGAAGGCCAGCGTGCCGCGCAACCGCTATGAACTGAATGCCGGTGCGCGCGTGGACTTCCGTTCCGGGCTGAGTGCCTGGGGTGGTCTGGGCGTGATGCGCGGCGACCATGGCTACCGCGAAGCCACGGCGAACCTGAGCGTTGCGTATAAGTGGTGA
- a CDS encoding fimbrial protein, with product MKPSSHAHRLRAALVLCALLLPAAGHASCTRLNPGDQHFVFSWAMPNIDRPDAGFGPLGGSGNISDSFACTAGQTAFDVDLSFPGLTYERDIEHNGRTYPAYSFGPRSPLIGFFHNLQTPGGAQTSQLPVALGRNRNPGIMLAAPAPITATLLIVLFARGGAMQGIPDTDIGFATSSVEGDPGQSMRHYVRLGLPMRPVTCTISDTPVSLDPAAFAALATPGDSTEETPFEVPLNCPSANVDVFLRVDDASGSNAADGVLAPTAASSASGVRMQLLMAGAPLALGREWNHGYSSAGVQPLPFVARYLRTSDALVPGDIGGEAVLTADYR from the coding sequence ATGAAACCTTCATCGCATGCACATCGCCTGCGCGCAGCGCTGGTCCTGTGCGCCCTGCTGCTGCCAGCGGCAGGGCATGCCAGTTGTACGCGGCTCAATCCGGGTGACCAGCACTTCGTGTTTTCCTGGGCGATGCCGAACATCGACCGGCCTGATGCCGGGTTTGGCCCGCTCGGCGGCAGCGGCAACATCAGCGACAGTTTCGCGTGCACCGCCGGACAGACTGCCTTCGATGTCGATCTGTCCTTCCCCGGGCTCACCTACGAGCGTGACATCGAACACAACGGGCGCACCTACCCAGCCTATAGTTTCGGCCCGCGTTCGCCGTTGATCGGGTTCTTCCACAACCTGCAGACGCCCGGCGGGGCCCAGACCAGCCAGTTGCCCGTCGCGCTGGGCCGCAACCGCAACCCTGGCATCATGCTGGCCGCCCCTGCGCCGATCACGGCCACCCTGTTGATCGTGCTGTTCGCACGCGGCGGCGCCATGCAGGGCATCCCCGACACCGACATCGGGTTCGCCACCTCCTCGGTCGAAGGCGACCCCGGGCAGAGCATGCGTCATTACGTGCGACTCGGCCTGCCGATGCGGCCAGTCACCTGCACGATCAGCGACACCCCGGTCAGCCTGGACCCGGCAGCCTTCGCCGCGCTGGCCACGCCCGGTGACAGCACCGAGGAGACGCCCTTCGAGGTGCCGTTGAACTGCCCCAGTGCCAATGTGGATGTGTTCCTGCGCGTGGACGATGCCAGTGGCAGCAACGCCGCCGACGGCGTGCTGGCCCCCACTGCCGCTTCCTCGGCATCCGGGGTGCGCATGCAGTTGCTGATGGCCGGCGCGCCGCTGGCATTGGGGCGCGAATGGAACCACGGCTATTCATCGGCCGGCGTGCAGCCGCTGCCCTTCGTCGCACGCTACCTGCGCACCAGCGATGCATTGGTGCCGGGTGACATCGGCGGCGAGGCGGTGCTCACCGCCGACTACCGATGA
- the thiL gene encoding thiamine-phosphate kinase, whose product MSLAEFALIDRIRARTAERDDILLGIGDDAALLQPRANEQLVVTADTLNSGVHFPHETAAFDIGWKTLAVNLSDLAAMGARPAWCTLALSLPESSEDWIEAFADGFFALADQHDIALIGGDTTRGPLSLSVTAMGQVARGQALRRERAQVGDDIWVSGTLGDAAGALRLWQQNALDVGTATLLADYEHLRLRLLRPTPRVTLGLRLRAFAHAAVDVSDGLLADLGHIAARSGVGAEVDADLLPISPALRALLGRDGARECALRGGDDYELCFTAAADQRDALHYLAESLELPLTRIGRIVEGQGVQVDGEASSGGYQHFA is encoded by the coding sequence ATGTCCCTGGCCGAATTCGCCCTCATCGACCGCATCCGCGCCCGCACCGCCGAGCGCGATGACATCCTGCTCGGCATTGGCGACGACGCCGCGCTGCTGCAGCCGCGTGCCAACGAGCAACTGGTGGTCACCGCCGATACGCTCAACAGCGGCGTGCATTTTCCGCATGAAACCGCTGCCTTCGACATCGGCTGGAAAACCCTGGCGGTCAACCTGTCCGATCTGGCCGCGATGGGCGCGCGCCCGGCCTGGTGCACGCTGGCGCTGTCGCTGCCCGAATCGAGCGAAGACTGGATCGAAGCCTTCGCCGATGGCTTCTTCGCACTGGCCGACCAGCACGACATCGCCTTGATCGGCGGCGACACCACGCGCGGCCCGCTGTCGCTGTCGGTCACCGCGATGGGCCAGGTCGCCCGCGGCCAGGCGCTGCGCCGCGAACGTGCGCAGGTGGGTGATGACATCTGGGTCAGTGGCACGCTCGGCGACGCCGCCGGTGCGCTGCGCCTGTGGCAGCAGAACGCGTTGGATGTGGGCACGGCAACCCTGCTGGCCGACTACGAACACCTGCGCCTGCGCCTGTTGCGACCGACGCCGCGGGTGACGCTGGGCCTGCGTCTGCGCGCGTTCGCGCATGCGGCGGTGGATGTGTCCGATGGCCTGCTGGCCGACCTCGGCCATATCGCTGCACGCAGTGGCGTCGGTGCCGAAGTGGATGCCGACCTGTTGCCGATATCGCCGGCCCTGCGCGCGCTGCTGGGCCGCGATGGCGCACGCGAGTGCGCGCTGCGCGGTGGCGACGATTACGAACTGTGTTTCACCGCCGCCGCCGACCAGCGCGACGCGCTGCACTATCTGGCCGAATCACTGGAACTGCCGCTGACCCGCATCGGCCGCATTGTCGAAGGGCAGGGCGTGCAGGTGGATGGCGAGGCCAGCAGCGGCGGCTACCAGCACTTCGCCTGA